Proteins encoded within one genomic window of Salipaludibacillus agaradhaerens:
- the lexA gene encoding transcriptional repressor LexA — MSKLSPRQQAILEFIRAEVKDKGYPPSVREIGEAVGLASSSTVHGHLSRLEKKGYIRRDPTKPRAIEVIGLEDNTGSVSKTLSVHIPVIGKVTAGQPITAIENVEEYLPMPASFVQDEHSFILEISGDSMIEAGIFDGDYVVVRQQSYANNGDIVVAMTEEEEATVKRFFKEENHIRLQPENATLDPIILNNVHILGKVIGVFRTLH; from the coding sequence ATGTCAAAATTATCTCCACGTCAGCAAGCGATCCTCGAATTCATTAGAGCAGAAGTAAAAGATAAAGGATACCCACCTTCTGTGCGAGAAATTGGGGAGGCCGTTGGACTTGCCTCCAGTTCTACTGTGCATGGGCATCTCTCACGGCTTGAGAAAAAAGGGTATATTCGACGTGATCCGACTAAACCCCGTGCCATTGAAGTGATCGGCTTAGAAGATAATACTGGGTCAGTCTCAAAAACCCTCTCCGTTCATATTCCTGTTATCGGGAAAGTCACAGCCGGTCAGCCGATTACCGCCATTGAAAATGTTGAAGAATATTTACCGATGCCTGCGAGCTTTGTTCAAGATGAACATTCTTTCATTTTGGAGATATCAGGAGACTCTATGATAGAAGCTGGGATTTTTGACGGTGATTATGTGGTAGTTAGGCAGCAAAGCTATGCGAATAACGGTGATATTGTCGTCGCCATGACTGAGGAAGAGGAAGCCACTGTAAAACGTTTCTTCAAGGAAGAAAACCATATTCGTTTGCAGCCCGAAAATGCTACTCTTGATCCTATTATTCTTAACAATGTGCATATTTTAGGAAAAGTTATCGGTGTATTTCGTACACTGCACTAA
- the yneA gene encoding cell division suppressor protein YneA, whose translation MTYYRFFKKYVDGSVAILMLSALLFSWTYFTEDDDVQGREEQFFMTSKWTVSEGESLWMIASSAAEEMEMTIEEALVWIKNENALDNEAIYPGQSLAIPVEMKGVASE comes from the coding sequence ATGACATACTATCGATTCTTTAAGAAATATGTGGACGGATCTGTTGCTATTTTAATGTTATCTGCTCTTTTATTCTCATGGACATATTTTACGGAAGACGATGACGTACAGGGACGTGAGGAGCAATTTTTTATGACATCTAAATGGACTGTATCAGAAGGAGAGTCATTATGGATGATTGCTAGTTCCGCAGCGGAAGAGATGGAGATGACGATTGAAGAAGCATTAGTATGGATAAAAAATGAAAATGCATTAGACAATGAAGCGATATATCCAGGACAAAGCCTCGCGATCCCGGTGGAAATGAAAGGTGTTGCCTCAGAGTGA